One Pseudomonas brassicacearum genomic region harbors:
- a CDS encoding winged helix-turn-helix domain-containing protein, with amino-acid sequence MPATVSFTLKQARRLALAAQGFDGRSPPASVQPSRLNRLIERLGVLQIDSVNALVRSHYLPLFSRLGHYSPDLLDQAAWSQGRRRTLFEYWGHEASLLPMSMYPLMRWRMVRASRGEGIYQQLARFGHERQDVIRRVLASVREQGALGAGSLSTRQEKAGPWWDWSAEKHALEWLFAAGEVTVAGRRGFERLYDLPERVFPASVLQQPLPDEAQAQRALLLHAAEALGVATEKDLRDYFRLGPADSRGRLAELEETGELLRCEVQGWKQPAWCRPTAKIPRKVAASALLSPFDSLVWERSRTERLFDFRYRLEIYTPVHKRVYGYYVLPFLHNERIAARVDLRAERALSRLAVHAVHEEEPGLDEEGVQALAINLRRMADWLGLERVQLNCQRVGGVRLAVALAQIGGD; translated from the coding sequence ATGCCCGCGACTGTGTCCTTTACCCTCAAACAGGCCCGGCGTCTGGCGTTGGCCGCCCAAGGATTCGATGGGCGTTCACCGCCAGCTTCGGTGCAACCCTCGCGCCTCAACCGCCTGATCGAACGCCTCGGCGTCCTGCAGATCGACTCAGTCAATGCCTTGGTGCGTTCGCATTATCTCCCGCTGTTCTCCCGTCTCGGTCACTACAGTCCCGATTTGCTCGATCAAGCGGCCTGGAGCCAAGGACGACGTCGCACGTTGTTCGAATATTGGGGCCATGAAGCGTCGCTGCTGCCGATGTCCATGTATCCGCTGATGCGCTGGCGCATGGTCCGGGCGTCCCGTGGCGAAGGTATTTATCAGCAGTTGGCGCGTTTCGGTCATGAACGCCAGGATGTCATTCGCCGTGTCCTGGCTTCGGTCCGGGAGCAGGGCGCCCTCGGTGCGGGCAGCTTGTCCACGCGCCAGGAGAAGGCCGGGCCTTGGTGGGATTGGAGCGCCGAAAAGCATGCGCTGGAATGGCTGTTCGCCGCCGGCGAAGTCACCGTGGCGGGGCGGCGCGGGTTCGAGCGGCTCTACGACTTGCCGGAGCGGGTGTTCCCGGCCTCGGTCCTGCAACAGCCCCTGCCAGACGAGGCCCAGGCCCAGCGCGCCTTATTGCTGCATGCCGCCGAGGCCTTGGGCGTCGCGACCGAGAAGGACCTGCGCGACTACTTTCGTCTGGGGCCGGCCGACAGCCGTGGGCGACTGGCCGAGTTGGAAGAGACCGGCGAACTGTTGCGCTGTGAGGTGCAAGGCTGGAAGCAACCGGCCTGGTGCCGACCTACGGCGAAGATCCCTCGTAAGGTCGCGGCCAGCGCCTTGTTGTCGCCGTTCGATTCGCTGGTCTGGGAGCGCAGCCGCACCGAGCGGCTATTCGATTTCCGCTATCGGCTGGAGATCTACACCCCTGTCCACAAGCGGGTGTATGGCTATTACGTATTGCCTTTTTTGCACAATGAACGCATCGCCGCTCGGGTGGACCTGCGGGCGGAGCGGGCCCTGAGTCGATTGGCGGTGCACGCGGTGCACGAGGAAGAGCCAGGGCTGGACGAGGAGGGCGTGCAGGCCTTGGCGATTAATCTGCGGCGCATGGCCGACTGGCTGGGCTTGGAGCGGGTTCAGCTGAATTGTCAGCGGGTGGGTGGGGTTCGGTTGGCGGTGGCGTTGGCTCAGATCGGTGGTGACTGA
- a CDS encoding DUF1127 domain-containing protein — protein MKGQKGYLLIDKLSHGFSISAVLHKFSRWYELHHERELLAGMSDEALKDIGVSRADVEQEVVRPFWDDPMHK, from the coding sequence ATGAAAGGTCAAAAAGGTTATCTACTGATAGACAAACTCTCCCATGGCTTCTCGATCAGCGCCGTGTTGCACAAGTTTAGCCGCTGGTACGAATTGCACCATGAACGTGAATTGCTCGCCGGAATGAGCGACGAGGCGCTCAAGGACATCGGCGTCAGTCGTGCCGACGTGGAACAGGAAGTGGTTCGGCCATTCTGGGATGACCCAATGCACAAATGA
- a CDS encoding LysR substrate-binding domain-containing protein codes for MSSYPSIDTEVLRTFVAIADQGGFTRAGELVNRTQSAVSMQMKRLEEDVLQRRLFERDGRQVKLTAEGQVLLGYARRILKLHSEVFNTLREPHMVGTVRIGTPDDYVMRFLPGILQRFAQFYPLIEIEVHCESSKQLLQRQDLDLSIVTRKPGDEIGQLLRKERFVWAEAACFNVHEKTPLPLAMFNSDCFCRQWACNALDAMGRDYRVAYNSSSLSALMAVVGAGLAITAQLESLLPPDMRVLGEAEDLPELPEASIMLIRNLHNPSPITECLAEHIVEGFKL; via the coding sequence TTGTCGAGTTACCCGAGCATCGATACCGAAGTGCTGCGCACCTTTGTCGCCATCGCTGACCAGGGCGGTTTCACTCGGGCCGGTGAGTTGGTCAATCGCACGCAGTCCGCCGTCAGCATGCAGATGAAGCGGCTGGAAGAGGATGTATTGCAGCGGCGCTTGTTCGAGCGTGACGGGCGCCAGGTCAAGCTCACCGCCGAAGGCCAGGTATTGCTGGGTTACGCTCGGCGGATCCTCAAGCTCCACAGCGAAGTCTTCAATACCCTGCGCGAACCACACATGGTCGGCACAGTGCGCATCGGCACGCCAGACGATTATGTGATGCGGTTCCTGCCGGGGATCCTGCAGCGCTTCGCCCAGTTCTATCCCCTGATCGAAATTGAAGTGCACTGCGAATCATCCAAGCAGTTGCTGCAGCGCCAGGACCTGGACCTGTCCATCGTCACCCGCAAGCCGGGAGACGAAATCGGCCAATTGCTGCGCAAGGAACGTTTTGTCTGGGCCGAGGCCGCGTGCTTCAACGTCCACGAAAAAACACCGCTGCCGCTGGCGATGTTCAATAGTGACTGTTTCTGCCGGCAATGGGCCTGCAACGCGCTGGATGCCATGGGCCGCGATTATCGCGTGGCGTATAACAGCTCCAGCCTGTCGGCGCTCATGGCGGTGGTTGGCGCGGGCCTGGCGATCACCGCGCAGCTGGAGAGCCTGCTGCCCCCGGACATGCGTGTACTGGGCGAGGCCGAGGACCTGCCGGAACTGCCCGAGGCCAGCATCATGCTGATCCGCAACCTGCACAACCCGTCGCCGATTACCGAATGCCTGGCCGAGCACATCGTCGAAGGTTTCAAACTTTAA
- a CDS encoding sulfite exporter TauE/SafE family protein: MIEFVMFLVFGAVLGTLGGLFGIGGGLIAIPVLGVWFGLDQQLAQGTALVMVVPNVMLALWRYHQRNRIELRHVLPLASMGFCFAWLGSIWAVGIDAESMRIGFVAFLIALTVYNLVRMFAATTPASAQMRYGWPWLGVLGAASGTMGGLFGVGGAVVATPILTSVFGTTQVVAQGLSLALALPSTGVTLATYAFHHEVDWGIGLPLAVGGLLSISWGVKVAHALPERLLRGLFCGFLVLCAVLLALKV, encoded by the coding sequence GTGATCGAATTTGTGATGTTTCTGGTGTTCGGTGCCGTGTTGGGCACCTTGGGGGGATTGTTCGGGATCGGCGGTGGGCTGATTGCAATTCCGGTGCTGGGTGTATGGTTCGGTCTCGACCAGCAACTGGCTCAAGGTACGGCCCTGGTCATGGTGGTGCCCAACGTGATGCTCGCGTTGTGGCGCTATCATCAGCGCAATCGCATCGAATTGCGCCATGTCCTGCCGCTGGCTTCCATGGGTTTTTGCTTTGCCTGGCTTGGCTCGATCTGGGCCGTCGGCATCGATGCAGAAAGCATGCGGATCGGCTTCGTGGCGTTCCTGATTGCGCTGACAGTCTACAACCTTGTCCGGATGTTCGCCGCCACCACGCCAGCCTCGGCGCAAATGCGCTATGGCTGGCCATGGCTCGGCGTGCTGGGGGCGGCGTCGGGGACCATGGGCGGTCTGTTCGGTGTCGGCGGGGCCGTTGTCGCGACGCCGATCCTGACCAGCGTGTTCGGCACCACCCAGGTGGTGGCCCAAGGGTTGTCCCTGGCGTTGGCCTTGCCCAGTACCGGCGTGACCCTCGCCACCTATGCGTTTCACCATGAGGTGGACTGGGGGATCGGCCTGCCGCTGGCCGTCGGTGGCCTGCTGAGCATCAGTTGGGGGGTGAAAGTCGCCCACGCCTTGCCGGAGCGACTGCTGCGCGGGCTGTTCTGCGGTTTCCTGGTGCTGTGCGCGGTGCTGCTCGCCCTTAAAGTTTGA